The Mycolicibacterium aurum genome segment GGGCACCAACGGGATCCGGTACGTGACGTACTCGCCGAGCGGCACAGCCGCGGCGTCGGTGCAGGGCAGGACGGGCGCTCCGTCGATGCTGGCCTGCTCGTCGACCGCCCGCAGACTCGCGCGCAACCAGCCCGCCGTCACGTCGGTGACCTCGTCGTCGGGTGACACGTCCTGCAGCAGCGCGATCCACGCGGTGTCCATCGCGGTCGCCGATGCCGTCAGCCGAAGCTCGATGGGTCCGACGACGTCGAGGTCGTGATCCAACGGTGTCGACGTCCATGTCAGCGCCGACGGCGGGTCGATCGGGCTGGCCTTCGCGCGGTTGAGGCCTGCCCCCAGCGTCAGATACTCCCGCGCTCCGGGTTCGCCCTCGTCGGCGGCCAGCCCGCCGTCGGCGCGCAGGGCCCACTGCAGGTGGGTGGCCGTGGGCGGTGGCCAGGTCTCGGCTGTGTGCCAGCCGTCGGCGCCCGGCAGCACGTAGCGCACCGGTGGACCATCCATGATGCCGGTGTCCGCGCCCTTGAGCCAGTGGTCGAACCAGGCCAGCGCCTCGTGGTGCAAGCTCTCCCACGGCCAGGTCAGAGCGTACTGTCCGAGCATCGCCATCCGGACATTGCCGTTGTGCGCCAACGCCTTCCACAGCGTGAACGTCGACGGCAGGTGCAGGGGCACGTTGTCCCAGTCGCACCCGAGGTAGACGGGGATGTCCACCCGGTCGAGCAGCGGCAGCAGATTGCGCTCCTCCCACCACTGATCGCGCACCGGATGCCGGACCATCATGTCGAGCCACAGCTCGTCCCAGGGGTGCGGGCTGTGGGGGAGCTTGAGCAACCCGCGCATCATCGTCACGGCGGCTTCGCCGTTCATCGTCGAGAACTTCTGGTGCAGTCTCGGCGTGTTCAGTACCCGCCGGGCCAGCGCGATCGCCGGGTTGCGCCGCCAGAACGCGTCACTGCGGTCCGACGTCAGGCCCATCATGGACAGGAACGGGGTGATGAACGACGCGCTCGCAAGCCCGTGGTGCGACGCGGCCTCGTACAGGTCGGCGGTCGCCGCCACCGGAAAGATCGCCTTGAGATGTGGCGGACGCTCGACGGCCGCCTCAAGCTGGGTCATCGCGAAGTAGCTGATGCCGATCATCCCCACGTTCCCGTCGCACCACGGCTGCGCCGCCGCCCACTCCACGAGGTCGTGCATGTCGCGGCGCTCCTGTGCATCCATGAAGCCGAAGGTGCCGCCTGATCCGCCGGTGCCGCGCACGTTGGCGATGACGTGGGCATATCCACGGGACACCCAGAAGTCGGTGGCGCCGGCCTCGATGAAGCCGGCCGGCGCGCCCAGGTCCTGCATCTGGCGGGGATACGGCGACGCTGCGATCAAGGCCGGGTACCGGCCGGTCGCGTCGGGGCGATGCACGTCGGCGAGCAAGTCGACGCCGTCGCGCACCGGCACGCGCCGGTTGCGGTCATGGGCGATCCGGTAGCGGGGCTCGCTGAGATTGCGGTAGTCGCGGCCGGTGTCCTGCGGGCCGTTCAGCCGGCTTTCCCTGCTGCTCATAGTTTCACGGTACGATGAAACTAGTCTCAACGCAACGTGAAATTCCGGTACCATCACGCTCGTGCCGAAGACGACCCCCGGACCGCGCGACGACCGAGGTGTGCTGTCCCACCGCATCCTTGTCGCTGCCCGCCAGGCGTTCGCCGACACCGGGTATGCCGGCACGACCATGCGCGCCGTGGCCCGCGCCGCCGACGTCGACCCGGCCCTCGTGTATCACTACTTCCGCTCCAAGGACGCGCTCCTCGATGCGGCGACCGCTCCGCCGCAGCGGTGGTTGGACAGCGTGGCCGCGACGTGGGCCACGCCCACGCCCGAGCTGGGTGCGGCGCTGCTGCGGTTGATGCTGGGGGCGTGGGCCGACGACGAGATCGGCCCGGTGCTTCGGGCGATCCTGCAGACGGCCGCCCACGAACCGGCCACCCGCGACAAGCTGCGGCTCGTGGTGGAGCGGAGTCTGATCGGCGTCTCACAGCTGGGCGTCGACGATGCCGACCGCCTGGTACGCAGCGGGTTGATCTCGTCGCAGATCATGGGGTTGGCC includes the following:
- a CDS encoding CocE/NonD family hydrolase, with protein sequence MSSRESRLNGPQDTGRDYRNLSEPRYRIAHDRNRRVPVRDGVDLLADVHRPDATGRYPALIAASPYPRQMQDLGAPAGFIEAGATDFWVSRGYAHVIANVRGTGGSGGTFGFMDAQERRDMHDLVEWAAAQPWCDGNVGMIGISYFAMTQLEAAVERPPHLKAIFPVAATADLYEAASHHGLASASFITPFLSMMGLTSDRSDAFWRRNPAIALARRVLNTPRLHQKFSTMNGEAAVTMMRGLLKLPHSPHPWDELWLDMMVRHPVRDQWWEERNLLPLLDRVDIPVYLGCDWDNVPLHLPSTFTLWKALAHNGNVRMAMLGQYALTWPWESLHHEALAWFDHWLKGADTGIMDGPPVRYVLPGADGWHTAETWPPPTATHLQWALRADGGLAADEGEPGAREYLTLGAGLNRAKASPIDPPSALTWTSTPLDHDLDVVGPIELRLTASATAMDTAWIALLQDVSPDDEVTDVTAGWLRASLRAVDEQASIDGAPVLPCTDAAAVPLGEYVTYRIPLVPNARRFSAGHRVRLLLSSDDQDPSTPAMMNFRHAAVGTSSLNTVASGSRLLLPALS
- a CDS encoding TetR/AcrR family transcriptional regulator: MPKTTPGPRDDRGVLSHRILVAARQAFADTGYAGTTMRAVARAADVDPALVYHYFRSKDALLDAATAPPQRWLDSVAATWATPTPELGAALLRLMLGAWADDEIGPVLRAILQTAAHEPATRDKLRLVVERSLIGVSQLGVDDADRLVRSGLISSQIMGLAMMRYVWRIEPLASMDDDELVAAVAPNLQRYIEDNLA